A region of the Aggregicoccus sp. 17bor-14 genome:
CGGTCCTGGTGCTTGAGCAGCGCCTCGCGCATCTGCAGCGCGCTCTCGCAGGCCTGGTGCGCGTGGCGCTCGGTGCGCACGGGGGCGCCCCAGAAGGCCATCACGGCGTCGCCGATGTACTTGTCCACCTGGCCCTCGTTGCGCCGCACCACCGCCGTCATCTCGGTGAGGTACTCGTTGAGGAAGGCCACCAGCTGCTCGGGGGGCAGCTGCTCGGAGAGGCTGGTGAAGCCCTCCACGTCCGAGAAGTACACCGTCATGTGGCGCCGCTCGGGGCGCATCAGGGTGAGGTCGCGCGTGACGAGCTTCGCCACCTCGGGGCTCACGTAGCGGCCCAGCGCGCTGTTGACGAAGTCGCGGATCTGCCGCTCGGTGCGGAAGGCGTAGATAGTGGTGGAGAGGAAGGTGGCCGCCATCGCGAGCAGCGGGCCCGCCACCGCGAGCCAGCGCTGCTGGTGGATGAACACGTACCAGGCGAAGAAGACGTAGCCGGCCGCGCCCGCCACCAGGCTGAGGAAGTACACGCCCGCGCCCGCCGCGGAGCGGAAGCGCTGCGAGAAGGTGAGCGCGAGGAAGGCCCCGAGGAAGGCCATGCCGAAGGTGAGCCAGAGGTCGTGCTGCGGCGTCTCGCGCCGGATGCCCTCGCCGAGCAGGATGTTGGCGAGGCTCTGGCCGAGGATGGAGCCGCCGGGGGTCACCTGCCCGATGGGCGTGGGCTTGAAGTCGGTCGCGTAGCTGGAGGTGTTGGTGAGCACCACCACGCGGCCGCTCAGGTCCTGCGCGTTGCGCGGGGGCACGCCCGAGATGACGTCGAAGAGGTTGGTGAGCACGTTCCACGCGGGAATCGCGCGCTTGAGCGAGCCGCGGCTGCCCCGCCCCACCTCGGGCGCATCCCAGCGCACGAGGCTGTAGCCCGTCGCGTCCATGGGGACGTGGAAGCGGTCGCCGATGTGCAGCTGTCCGTCCGCGTAGCGCAGGCGGCGCGTGCCGGCGAGCTTCATCGCGGCGGCGAGCGGCATCGAGGGCAGCAGGTGGCTCTCCCCCTGGCGCGGCACGTAGCGCACGAGGTGCGGGATGCCGCGCACCACGCCGTCCGGGTCGGGGATGACCGTCACCGAGCCGTACTCGCTCTTCTCGCCGAGCAGCGGGGCCACCGGGTGCGCCAGCTGGCGCGCCTCGGGCAGCTGCTCCGGGTCCAGCCCCTCCACCTGCACCTCGGCCATGGACACCAGCAGGTCCACGGGGGTGACGCGGTGGGCGTCGTCCGCGGCGCGCCGCTCGCGCACCAGCGGCGGCCCCTTGAGCTCGAGCAGGCCCGCGAAGGCGACGCCCTCGTCGGCATTGGCCACGCCCGCCCACACCTCCACGCCGTCCCCGGCCGGCAGCACGTACGCGGGGCGCTGGTTCGCAAGCACCGCCTGCACCTGCGGCCGCGCGCCGGCGAGGTCCTGGAAGCGCCCCACCCGCACGCGGTGCGTCCACAGCCGGCTGCTGGGCGGCAGCGCGCGCGCGCCGCTCCACGAGAACGCGAGCAGCGAGGTGCCCGGCTTCTGGTCCAGCTGGGCGCGGAAGGCGGAGTCGTCGTCCGCGGTGCCCGCCGGCGAGAGCCCCTGCGTCGCGCAGGCGCGGGGGCTGAGCTCGGGGAAGAGGAGGTCGAGGATGACGAGCGAGGCGCCCTCGTCCACGAGCCGCCCGGTCATCCCGCCGACGATCTCGCGCGGCCAGGGGTGGCTCGCGATGCCCGGGTGCTCGCTCTGGCGTGCCTCGCCCAGCGTGGCGTCGTCGATGGCCACCACCACCACGGAGTCCGAGCGGGTGGAGCGCCGGCCCAGCTCGCGGGCGCGCCAGTCGTAGGCGCCGCGCTCGAGCCCCTCGAGCCAGCCGGCGGGTCCCGCGAGCAGCGTGCGCGGCGCAGGCCCCTCGCCGTCGTCCACGCCGGGGCGCGGCGGGCGCAGCAGGACGAGCAGGCCCACCAGGCTGCCGAAGATGGCTGCCTGCAAGAGCGAGAAGCCCAGGCGCTTGAAGAAGAGGCGACCGGCGGATTGGAGGGGACCGTGCACTTCGCGCCGGAGGATACCGGAAGTGCGGGCCGTTCCCAGCGCCGAGCGGGTCGCTTTCTGGGGGTTCTCCCTGGGCCCGGCGCTCGCCCCGGGCCCCAGGTGGGCGGCAGACGCACCCCGCGGCGGGTGGGCCGCTCAGCCCACCTCGACCTCGAGCGCGAGCCGGCCCTCCAGCTGCAGCCGCAGGAGCCGCCCCGTGCAGCGCTCCGCCTCCTCGCGGGTGAGCACCGCGCGGAAGGCGCCGTCGTCCGCGACCTCCGCCTCGAGCACCGGCCCGCGCTGGCGGAAGCGGAACAGGGCCTCGCTCCCGTCCACGCGGGACACGAAGAGCGGGAGGAAGCCGCGCACCGGGAGGAAGGGCGCGCCCCGGCGCAGACGCGCTTCGAGCGCGGCGGCGTCCGGCCGCGTTTCCTCCTCCCCCACCCCCTCCTCCGCATAGAGCGGCGCGGGCTCGAGGCCGGCCTGCTCCGTGGCCTCGTCGTGCAGGAAGCCGTAGCGGGTGGGCAGCGCGCCCGTGAAGAGGCGCAAGAGCAGCACCGCGGCGTCGTCCGTGACGCGCGCGAGGTGCAGCACGCTGCGCCCGCCCCCCACGCGCCGGGGCATCAGGTGCAGCCGTGGCGGAGCCTGGGCGAGGTAGCGCTCGGCGCGCGCCAGCAGGGCCGCGCGCAGCTCGGCGTCCGCCGCGCGGTGGACCTCCTCCGCCGCCTGCTGCTCGCCCATGAGCCGCGCTCGCGCCTGCTGCAGCTTCGCTTCCGCCTCGCGCGCGAAGGTATCCAGCCGGGTGAGGGCCTCGGCCTGGGCACCAGGCGCGGGGGCCGCGGCCCGCACTGCGCCCACCAGGAAGGCCCCCTGCTCCTCGAGGCGCTGCGCCTCCTCGCGCCAGCGCAGGCGCTGGGCGCCGTGCGCGAGGCGCAGCTCGAGCCATGCGGCGTACGCGGCCTCCAGCGTCTCGAGCGAGCGCACCCGCGCGAGCGCAGCCTCGGCGAGCGCCGGCAGGGGGACGAGCGGAGCGGACATGGCTGCGCACTCTAGCCCGGACGTGCGAAGGCGGGGCGAGCGGCCCTCGCAGGCCCCGTCTAGAGCGTGCGCGCGCCGGACGCGATCGCCGAGGGCGTCTCGGTGCTGCGCCCCGCGTCCGCTCCACCGGGCGAGGCCGCGAGGCCGCGCCCCGGGCCCCGCGCGCGGCCCGCCTTCGGCGCGAGCAGCAGCCCCAGCCCCGCGCCCACCAGCACCCCCACCGCGAAGGCGCCCACCGCAGGCAGGAGCACGTCCGAGGGCGCGCGCCGCTCCTGCAGCCCGAGCACCTCGAGCAGGTCGTCCCTGTCCAGCTTCTGCAGGTCCTTCAGGCGCTTCGGCAGCTTCGCGGGCAGGTTCAAGGGGACTCCGGAGAGGACCGGGAGGGACTAGACCGCGCTGGAGCCGCCGCCGCTGGCCGCGTCGCGGGCGCTGGCGAAGCCGTGCACCGCAGCCTCCGCCATGCCCATCAGCTCGTCCTTCACGAAGGGCAGCATCGCCATGCGCACGCCCACGCGCAGCATGCGCGCGGTGAGCGGGGTGAAGAGGCCGCCGCCGAGCACGTAGCCCACGCCGATGGCCGCGGCCACCATGCCGTAGGGGTTGCGCTGCACGCGGCCCTTGAGGTCCAGGCCCGCGCCGAGGTCGTGGACGGCGCCGCGCGCGTCGCTGAAGAACTGCTGCGCGCTGTCGCCCAGCTGGTCCACCCGCTCGCCGACGCGGGGGCCCTGTGCGCCCTCGTGGCCGTTGCCCGACATGCTCTCGTGGTTCGACATGAGTTCGTGCTCCTGATTGCTTCGGAGTGTCTGGTGAGGAAGGTGCGGGGCGGGAGGGACTAGCGGCGCGAGGCCAGCTTGCCCACGAGGAAGCCGACGGCGACCGCGCCGATGAGGCAGGTGCCGGGGTTGGCGCGGATGAAGCTCACCACCCGGTTGTTGAGGTCGGTGAGGTTCTGCGCCGCCTCCTCGAGCTGCGGCACCACGCGCTGCTGGAGCTCGCGGGCCTTGTCCTGGAACTGCTGCGGGTTGGTCTCCATCGAAGCCATCTCCTGTCTCTCGAGGTGTCCTGCGGGGTACGGGGGGAAAGCGTTCAGCTGCGGTCGGCGAGCAGGAAGCCGAGCACGAAGGCGCCGGCGACGAAGCCCACCGGGTGCTCGCGCACCCAGCCGCGCCAGTCCGTGGCGCGGTCCATCTCCTGGCGCAGCGCGGTCACCTGCAGCGCGAGGTCCGCGCGCGTGCGCTCGATCTCCGCCCGCACCTGCTCGGGCGTCCTCTGCAGCTTCGCGTTCGAGTCAGCGGCCATCGGGGCCCTCCGTGGGTGCGCGCGGCGGGGCGGCGAGCGCCGCGGCGCTGCGGTTGAGCTCTTCCTGGGTGCCGTGCATCACCTTCACGCTGCGCAGGCCCTGCAGCGCGCGTGCGAGCCCGAGCCCGCCGCCCACCACGTTGGCCGCGCCCACGAGCGCGAGCCCTCCGGCCAGGCCCACCCAGCGCGCGAGCACGAGCGAGAGCGCGCCGCACAGCAGCGCGTAGCCGGTGAGCACGAAGGGCAGGAAGGCGGCGATGCGGCCCAGGCCCGCGCCCATCTGGCGCGCGTCCTCGGCGAGCTCGAGGCGCGCGAGCGCGATGTGCTGGGTGACGAGCCGGCTGAAGCCGTCCGCCATGCGGCTGATCAGGGCGGTGATCC
Encoded here:
- a CDS encoding adenylate/guanylate cyclase domain-containing protein: MHGPLQSAGRLFFKRLGFSLLQAAIFGSLVGLLVLLRPPRPGVDDGEGPAPRTLLAGPAGWLEGLERGAYDWRARELGRRSTRSDSVVVVAIDDATLGEARQSEHPGIASHPWPREIVGGMTGRLVDEGASLVILDLLFPELSPRACATQGLSPAGTADDDSAFRAQLDQKPGTSLLAFSWSGARALPPSSRLWTHRVRVGRFQDLAGARPQVQAVLANQRPAYVLPAGDGVEVWAGVANADEGVAFAGLLELKGPPLVRERRAADDAHRVTPVDLLVSMAEVQVEGLDPEQLPEARQLAHPVAPLLGEKSEYGSVTVIPDPDGVVRGIPHLVRYVPRQGESHLLPSMPLAAAMKLAGTRRLRYADGQLHIGDRFHVPMDATGYSLVRWDAPEVGRGSRGSLKRAIPAWNVLTNLFDVISGVPPRNAQDLSGRVVVLTNTSSYATDFKPTPIGQVTPGGSILGQSLANILLGEGIRRETPQHDLWLTFGMAFLGAFLALTFSQRFRSAAGAGVYFLSLVAGAAGYVFFAWYVFIHQQRWLAVAGPLLAMAATFLSTTIYAFRTERQIRDFVNSALGRYVSPEVAKLVTRDLTLMRPERRHMTVYFSDVEGFTSLSEQLPPEQLVAFLNEYLTEMTAVVRRNEGQVDKYIGDAVMAFWGAPVRTERHAHQACESALQMREALLKHQDRWQKKYGHRIHFRAGINSGEVVVGDMGSQLKSNYTVMGDVVNVASRLEGANKAYGTFLLVGEATADLTRTEYVYREVDRVRVKGKQLPSRVYELLARRHELSPEQEVQLTLYGRALEAYHARRFDEALALFSQGAERFEDPVCRVYAERCRGYLTAAPAPEWDGVFALKEK
- a CDS encoding DUF3618 domain-containing protein, which gives rise to MAADSNAKLQRTPEQVRAEIERTRADLALQVTALRQEMDRATDWRGWVREHPVGFVAGAFVLGFLLADRS
- a CDS encoding phage holin family protein, which encodes MGTEIPDRGITALISRMADGFSRLVTQHIALARLELAEDARQMGAGLGRIAAFLPFVLTGYALLCGALSLVLARWVGLAGGLALVGAANVVGGGLGLARALQGLRSVKVMHGTQEELNRSAAALAAPPRAPTEGPDGR